From the genome of Impatiens glandulifera chromosome 9, dImpGla2.1, whole genome shotgun sequence, one region includes:
- the LOC124916294 gene encoding rust resistance kinase Lr10-like, with amino-acid sequence MWCSAYFGRKKQAKVEVKRKAKEFIKTYQSSVLRSYTYNDLNKMTDGFKEKLGKGGFGSVFKGTLRDGTPIAVKMLKNYVGDHDRSDFLNEITTISMIRHFNIIRLLGFSWDGSNQALVYEFMPNGSIGDLLGGSIGPIRQRKLLEIATGVAHGIEYLHIGCDVRILHLDIKPQNILLDHNFSPKISDFGLAMTYSRNRSAITMPGGAKGTIGYIAPEVFMRNFGKPSDKSDVYSFGMLLLEMAGAKDRPLDLQQQEGSSSNDYFPNWVYEKLLIMENHKENFVELDEEEDMMIRKKIAMVGLWCIQINPRHRPSMTRVVEMLLADMEAIEMPPKPISFFSSGQQPLEYEITSFQSEDSSLPLTGIENN; translated from the coding sequence ATGTGGTGTTCAGCCTATTTCGGAAGAAAGAAACAAGCAAAAGTAGAAGTTAAGAGAAAGGCAAAGGAGTTCATAAAGACATATCAATCCAGCGTATTGAGAAGCTACACTTACAACGATTTGAATAAAATGACCGACGGATTCAAAGAGAAACTGGGAAAGGGGGGCTTTGGAAGTGTATTCAAAGGCACACTTCGAGATGGAACACCAATTGCTGTAAAGATGTTGAAAAACTATGTAGGAGATCATGACCGTAGTGATTTCCTAAACGAAATAACCACCATCAGCATGATTCGCCATTTCAACATCATTCGTCTTCTGGGATTTTCTTGGGATGGATCGAATCAAGCTCTCGTGTATGAATTCATGCCTAACGGATCAATTGGGGACTTGTTAGGTGGGTCTATCGGTCCAATAAGACAAAGAAAGCTGCTTGAAATTGCAACTGGAGTTGCACATGGGATTGAGTATTTACACATTGGTTGTGATGTGAGGATCTTGCATCTAGACATAAAGCCTCAAAACATATTGTTGGATCACAACTTCAGTCCTAAGATATCTGATTTCGGCCTGGCCATGACTTATTCAAGAAATCGGAGTGCCATAACCATGCCAGGGGGTGCTAAAGGGACTATAGGTTACATTGCTCCAGAGGTATTCATGAGGAACTTTGGTAAGCCCTCTGACAAATCTGATGTTTACAGTTTTGGAATGTTGCTGCTAGAAATGGCAGGTGCAAAGGACCGACCACTCGATCTTCAACAACAAGAGGGTAGTTCTAGCAATGACTACTTTCCGAATTGGGTATATGAGAAACTACTTATCATGGAGAATCATAAAGAGAATTTTGTTGAGCTTGATGAGGAAGAGGATATGATGATTAGGAAGAAGATTGCAATGGTTGGATTATGGTGTATTCAAATAAATCCAAGGCATAGACCATCTATGACAAGGGTTGTAGAAATGTTATTGGCCGATATGGAAGCCATTGAAATGCCACCCAAACCCATATCATTCTTTTCTTCTGGGCAGCAACCGTTGGAGTATGAAATTACTTCTTTTCAGAGCGAAGACAGCTCTTTGCCTCTTACTGgtattgaaaataattag
- the LOC124914296 gene encoding DNA ligase 1-like: MDAGEAVTVPESNETEHQVVTLQEEICDVIKNNSTTIEGENSIGVLKEAVNHVTTVVETKQNDKTAIDGVEKLKESCENVEEKDGPDGNIVATIEDAKRVPNNVTTAVEGQEIDKTATDVVDKLEGNSKEVEGVNANNSDAGPTEEKAKYNNSEEVDEVEDMDNDEVEENEEVEEGKHDENSTQIKDKGETVSGDANEEDVNVNSEKKVDEENTILVKRDKESVVVVGSKMDEKLGGNCRKKNENKGTKTGNKPTLKANPKTPESGKKRKVSDKPSPKDEGKQESGRKNENKGTKTGNKPTPKANPKTPESGKKRKVSDKPSPKDEGKQESGKKNVNKGTETGNKPTPKANPKTPESGKKRKVSDKPSPKDEDKQESSPPKRTAAEKIVKAGYDAGPSNKENKPKGKGDAKDGLDPLVKNMVTNQNNITKNDDIYQKIMDEAQDGTGLSENKNVSNGKKKSEDTPGSSKKKNISKGKFVVDEKAGTSSKTKQMGMIFMCSSKTKKDCYSYKVLGLPAGKKDIVQKIYKGMRLFLFDLDLRVMYGIYKAAGPGGFNIEPKAFKSAFPSQVRFKIQHDCEPLGEEKFKKVIKDNYYYKNKFSGELNSEQVNNLCKLFQAKSRKSKSEFARDIKPKRNRVRGNRNQDQDQDRRIRSQLYPDEERRGHAVRPNHHHQHGYDGRSAVYGREVYVSPPPPPVARYPPPPLLAPSSLELDMYRRDRVIEDHGYSRRSDLEIARHESYLPYSRQEVVFPMYHHHLQYSAVNEPRNHRLPLPNPHPPPPARQSYEEEYRGVYRGGGGGAAAVAFPSDDYRHRHHHPVALSSEYGRHRHLYRL, translated from the exons ATGGATGCTGGAGAAGCTGTCACTGTTCCTGAAAGCAATGAAACTGAACATCAAGTAGTGACACTGCAGGAAGAAATCTGTGATGTTATAAAGAACAATTCAACTACAATAGAAGGAGAAAACAGCATTGGAGTTTTAAAAGAGGCTGTGAATCATGTCACAACTGTTGTTGAAACGAAACAGAACGATAAAACAGCAATTGATGGGGTAGAAAAGCTTAAAGAAAGCTGTGAGAATGTAGAAGAAAAGGATGGACCAGATGGTAATATAGTTGCAACAATAGAAGATGCAAAAAGAGTTCCCAATAATGTCACAACTGCTGTCGAAGGGCAAGAAATTGACAAAACTGCAACAGATGTGGTAGACAAGCTTGAGGGAAACAGTAAGGAGGTGGAAGGAGTGAATGCAAATAATTCTGATGCAGGTCCAACAGAAGAAAAggcaaaatataataattctgAAGAAGTAGATGAGGTTGAAGACATGGACAATGATGAG GTTGAAGAGAATGAGGAGGTGGAGGAGGGTAAACATGACGAAAATTCTACACAAATAAAGGACAAAGGAGAAACAGTATCTGGAGATGCTAACGAAGAAGATGTCAATGTAAATTCTGAAAAAAAGGTTGATGAGGAAAATACCATACTAGTTAAAAGGGATAAAGAATCAGTTGTAGTTGTTGGTAGTAAGATGGATGAAAAGCTGGGGGGAAATTGTAGAAAGAAGAATGAGAACAAGGGAACTAAAACTGGAAATAAACCCACTCTGAAGGCAAATCCTAAAACACCAGAATCTGGAAAGAAAAGGAAGGTTTCAGATAAACCATCTCCAAAAGATGAAGGTAAGCAAGAATCTGGAAGGAAGAATGAGAATAAGGGAACTAAAACTGGAAATAAACCCACTCCAAAGGCAAATCCTAAAACACCAGAATCTGGAAAGAAAAGGAAGGTTTCAGATAAACCATCTCCCAAAGATGAAGGTAAGCAAGAATCTGGAAAGAAGAATGTGAATAAGGGAACTGAAACTGGAAATAAACCCACTCCGAAGGCAAATCCTAAAACACCAGAATCTGGGAAGAAAAGGAAGGTTTCAGATAAACCATCTCCCAAAGATGAAGATAAGCAAGAATCTTCTCCCCCCAAGAGGACTGCAGCAGAAAAGATTGTTAAGGCTGGATATGATGCAGGACCGTCCAATAAGGAGAATAAACCTAAGGGAAAAGGTGACGCAAAAGATGGATTAGATCCGTTAGTCAAGAATATGGtcacaaaccaaaacaatataACAAAAAATGATGATATTTATCAGAAAATAATGGATGAAGCTCAAGATGGGACAGGATTGTCAGAAAATAAGAACGTGTcaaatggaaagaaaaaatCAGAAGACACGCCAGGTTCgtcaaagaagaaaaatatatcaaaaggTAAGTTTGTTGTAGACGAGAAAGCAGGTACATCAAGCAAAACGAAGCAAATGGGGATGATATTTATGTGCAGCTCAAAGACGAAGAAAGACTGCTACAGCTACAAGGTTCTTGGATTGCCTGCAGGCAAGAAGGATATAGTTCAGAAGATATACAAAGGGATGAGGCTTTTTCTATTTGACTTGGATCTGCGGGTGATGTATGGTATTTATAAAGCTGCAGGACCCGGTGGTTTCAACATTGAACCCAAAGCCTTCAAGTCAGCATTTCCATCTCAG GTCAGATTCAAAATTCAGCATGATTGCGAGCCTCTGGGGGAGGAAAAGTTCAAAAAAGTCATCAAAGACAACtattattataagaataaattCAGTGGTGAATTGAATTCTGAACAG GTGAACAATTTGTGCAAGCTTTTTCAAGCTAAAAGCAGAAAATCCAAGTCTGAGTTTGCAAGAGACATCAAACCTAAAAGAAACAGAGTAAGAGGAAACCGAAACCAAGACCAAGACCAAGACCGAAGAATTAGGTCACAGCTGTATCCAGATGAGGAGAGACGAGGACATGCAGTACGTCCTAACCACCACCATCAACATGGGTATGATGGGCGTTCTGCTGTGTATGGAAGAGAGGTGTACGtgtcaccaccaccaccacctgtAGCCCGATATCCACCTCCTCCACTGTTGGCTCCGTCAAGTCTAGAATTGGATATGTATAGACGGGACAGAGTGATTGAAGATCACGGATATAGCAGACGATCGGATTTGGAGATTGCTAGGCATGAATCCTACTTGCCATACAGCAGGCAGGAAGTAGTATTTCCTAtgtatcatcatcatcttcaatattCTGCAGTCAATGAACCAAGAAATCATCGTCTTCCTCTGCCAAATCCTCATCCTCCTCCTCCAGCCAGACAATCTTACGAGGAAGAATACCGTGGTGTTTAtcgtggtggtggtggtggtgctGCTGCTGTTGCATTCCCATCTGATGATTACcgtcatcgtcatcatcatcctGTGGCACTATCATCTGAGTATGGTCGTCACAGACATCTTTATAGACTTTAA